The DNA region GCGGCGAGCTGGACCCCGATCGGCATGCCGTCGCCGGCCAGCGCCAGCGGCAGCGAGATCGCGGGCATGCCGGTCACGTTGAAGACGCTGGTCCAGCCGGAGAAGGTCGAGCCGTGCTCCCACATCGACTCCGGGCGTGCCGTGTCGAGCAGACCGAGCGGCGGCGTGGGTGCCTTGATGGTCGGGGTGAGCAGCACGTCGTAGGTGGTGAAGTCCTGGCCGAGCTCCCAGCCGATCTGCTGCGCCTGGCGCAGCGCACGGTGCACCTGGTTGCCGGTGAGCCCGGCGTAGTACCCGAAGAGCATCTCGGTGAAGGGCTCGACGTCGCCGGGCTCGAGCTTCTCCCGGCCGAGCTCGGCCAGCCGGTCCTCGATGGTGACCACCAGGTCCGCGCCCATCAGCACGCCGGACGCGCCACCCACCTCGGCGGGGTCGAACGCGGGGACCATCTCCTCGACGTGGTGGCCGAGACTCTCCAGCAGCTTCCCCGCGTCCAGGACCGCCTGCTTGGCCTCGGGGTCCAGGTCGGTGGCGTTGCGGGCCTCGGTGGCGAGGCCGATCCGCAGCACTCCCGGCTCGCGGGAGACGGCGTCGAGGAAGGTGGCCCGCGGGCCGGGCGCGGCGAACGCCTCACCGGGCAGCGGCCCCGCGACGGCGTCGAGCAGCGCGGCGCTGTCGCGCACCGAGGTGGTCACCGCGTGGGCGACGGAGACCGGGCCGGCCAGCGTGCCGGGGTCCGGGTGGCCGGTGGTGCGGCCGCGGCTGGGCTTGAGTCCGACCAGACCGCACATCGCGGCCGGGATCCGGATCGAGCCGCCGCCGTCGGTGGCGTGCGCGGCCGGGACCATGCCCGCGGCGACCGCGGCCGCCGAGCCACCGCTGGAGCCACCGGTCGAGCGCCCGTGGTCGAACGGGTTGTGCGCCGGACCGTGCAGCAGCGGCTCGGTGGAGGCGTTCAGACCGAACTCCGGGCTGTTGGTGGTGCCGAGCACCACCAGGCCGGCCCGCTTGTAGCGGCGGATCAGCTCGCTG from Nocardioides sambongensis includes:
- a CDS encoding amidase — translated: MSTAPLDRDAVGVAQAIRDGELSAREAVEQSIARIEDRDGPLNAVVGRRFEAALAEVEAGLPDAGADAPLAGVPFLVKDLGTEVAGIPATGGSRLFADHVPSADSELIRRYKRAGLVVLGTTNSPEFGLNASTEPLLHGPAHNPFDHGRSTGGSSGGSAAAVAAGMVPAAHATDGGGSIRIPAAMCGLVGLKPSRGRTTGHPDPGTLAGPVSVAHAVTTSVRDSAALLDAVAGPLPGEAFAAPGPRATFLDAVSREPGVLRIGLATEARNATDLDPEAKQAVLDAGKLLESLGHHVEEMVPAFDPAEVGGASGVLMGADLVVTIEDRLAELGREKLEPGDVEPFTEMLFGYYAGLTGNQVHRALRQAQQIGWELGQDFTTYDVLLTPTIKAPTPPLGLLDTARPESMWEHGSTFSGWTSVFNVTGMPAISLPLALAGDGMPIGVQLAADLGGEELLLSLAAQVERATSFTPRPTLR